A part of Phoenix dactylifera cultivar Barhee BC4 chromosome 2, palm_55x_up_171113_PBpolish2nd_filt_p, whole genome shotgun sequence genomic DNA contains:
- the LOC103719983 gene encoding E3 ubiquitin-protein ligase RZFP34-like → MTSNEMDSGSGQYGCSHYRRRCKIRAPCCGEIFDCRHCHNEVKNSLEIDLRERHEIPRQEVKMVICSLCDTEQDVQQYCSNCGVCMGKYFCGKCKFFDDDVSKNQYHCDGCGICRTAGEENFFHCYRCGCCYTKSLKDSHHCVERAMHHNCPICFEYLFESIKDISVMPCGHTIHLECLKEMRLHFQFSCPVCSRSVCDMSSVWEKLDQEVASTPMPEMYENKMVWILCNDCGMRSNVHFHIVAHKCPGCNSYNTRQTRGGPARCSTI, encoded by the exons ATGACATCGAACGAGATGGATTCGGGATCCGGGCAGTACGG GTGCTCCCATTATAGGAGGAGATGCAAGATAAGGGCGCCCTGCTGTGGCGAGATCTTTGATTGCAGGCATTGCCACAACGAAGTGAAG AACTCCCTGGAAATTGACCTGCGAGAACGGCACGAGATTCCTcgccaagaagtgaaaatg GTTATCTGCTCCCTCTGTGACACGGAGCAAGAT GTTCAGCAATATTGCTCAAACTGTGGGGTTTGCATGGGAAAATACTTTTGTGGCAAGTGCAAGTTCTTTGATGACGAT GTTTCTAAGAATCAATACCATTGTGATGGATGTGGGATATGCAG AACTGCGGGTGAGGAGAACTTCTTCCACTGCTACCGTTGCG GATGTTGCTATACCAAGTCACTGAAGGATTCACACCATTGTGTGGAAAGAGCAATGCACCACAACTGCCCGATCTGCTTTGAG TATCTTTTTGAGTCAATAAAGGACATCAGTGTAATGCCTTGTGGTCACACGATACATTTGGAATGCTTGAAGGAGATGAGGCTGCATTTCCA ATTCTCATGCCCTGTTTGCTCGAGATCAGTTTGTGACATGTCCAGTGTGTGGGAAAAGCTTGATCAGGAG GTTGCTTCAACACCAATGCCTGAAATGTACGAGAACAAGATG GTGTGGATCCTTTGCAACGATTGTGGAATGAGGTCCAATGTCCatttccacattgtagctcacaAGTGTCCAGGCTGTAATTCCTACAATACCAGACAGACGAGAGGTGGTCCCGCTAGGTGCTCGACCATTTGA